A region from the Canis lupus dingo isolate Sandy chromosome X, ASM325472v2, whole genome shotgun sequence genome encodes:
- the LOC112653245 gene encoding ribosomal protein L18-like, producing MGVDIRHNKDRKVWRKEPKSQDIYLRLLVKLYRCLARRTNSTFNQVVLKRLFMSRTNRPPLSLSRMIRKMKLPGRENKTAVVVGTITDDVRVQEVPKLKVCALRVSSRARSRILKAGGKILTFYQLALDSPKGCGTVLLSGPRKGQEVYRHFGKAPGTPHSHTKPYVRSKGRKFERARGLRASRGYKN from the coding sequence ATGGGAGTCGACATCCGCCACAACAAGGACCGAAAGGTTTGGCGCAAGGAGCCCAAGAGCCAGGACATCTACCTGAGACTGTTGGTCAAGCTGTACAGGTGTCTGGCCAGACGAACCAACTCTACCTTTAACCAGGTTGTGTTGAAGAGGTTGTTCATGAGTCGCACCAACCGgccacctctgtccctttcccggATGATCCGGAAGATGAAACTGCCTGGCCGGGAAAACAAAACAGCTGTGGTTGTAGGGACTATAACGGATGATGTGCGTGTCCAGGAGGTGCCCAAGCTGAAGGTGTGTGCACTGCGCGTGAGTAGCCGTGCCCGGAGCCGCATCCTCAAAGCTGGAGGCAAGATCCTCACCTTCTATCAGTTGGCCCTGGACTCCCCCAAGGGCTGTGGCACCGTCTTACTCTCTGGTCCACGCAAGGGCCAAGAGGTGTACAGACACTTTGGCAAGGCCCCAGGAACCCCACACAGCCACACCAAACCCTACGTGAGATCCAAGGGCCGGAAGTTCGAGCGTGCCAGAGGCCTCAGGGCCAGCCGAGGCTACAAAAACTAA
- the LOC112651783 gene encoding 28S ribosomal protein S22, mitochondrial-like produces MMELKPEGSATRGPMARTKAAQSSGHRGSLLRRQRRAVRRLGRKDRAGSLDLGTRAETWLTVPGKHFKQRGQPRPKSWRETEHRESGNPCLRWDSLIESGSPEIKIPTFMDEEVQNLLIKMTGLNLQKVFKPAIQELKPPTYKLMTQAQLEEATRKAIEAAKVRLKMPPVLEERVPINDVLAEDKILEGTETAKYVFTDISYSIPHRERFIVVREPSGTLRKASWEERDRMIQIYFPKEGRRVLTPVIFKEENLRNMYSQDRHVDVLNLCVAQFEPDSAEYIKIHHQTYEDIDKHGKYDLLRSTRHFGGMAWYFVNKKKIDGLLIDQIQRDLVDDATSLVQLYHILHPDGQSAQEAKEQAAEGLHLIKVFAKTEAQKGAYIELTLQAYQETVISHSAAS; encoded by the exons ATGATGGAATTGAAGCCTGAGGGATCAGCCACGCGGGGGCCGATGGCACGGACCAAGGCCGCTCAGAGCAGCGGGCACAGGGGCAGCCTGCTGCGTCGTCAGCGCAG AGCGGTGCGCAGGCTTGGTCGGAAGGACCGGGCAGGGTCCCTGGACCTTGGGACCAGAGCTGAGACCTGGCTAACCGTGCCGGGGAAGCATTTCAAGCAGCGGGGACAGCCTAGGCCAAAGTCCTGGCGTGAGACTGAACACAGGGAGTCTGGAAACCCGTGTTTGAGGTGGGATTCCTTGATTGAATCTGGTAGTCCAGAGATCAAGATACCTACATTTATGGATGAGGAAGTCCAAAATCTACTCATCAAGATGACAGGCTTGAATTTGCAGAAGGTTTTTAAGCCAGCTATACAAGAACTGAAGCCACCAACCTATAAGCTAATGACCCAGGCACAGTTGGAGGAGGCTACAAGAAAAGCAATTGAGGCAGCTAAAGTACGATTAAAAATGCCACCAGTTCTGGAAGAACGAGTGCCAATAAATGATGTGTTAGCTGAAGATAAGATATTGGAAGGAACAGAAACAGCCAAATACGTATTTACTGATATATCATATAGCATACCACACCGGGAGCGTTTTATTGTTGTCAGAGAACCAAGTGGCACACTACGCAAAGCTTCTTGGGAAGAACGGGACAGGAtgatacaaatttattttccaaaagaaggCCGTAGAGTTTTAACACCAGtaattttcaaggaagaaaatcttAGGAACATGTACAGCCAGGACCGACATGTTGATGTCCTCAATCTCTGTGTTGCCCAGTTTGAGCCAGATTCTGCTGAATATATCAAAATTCATCATCAGACCTACGAAGACATAGATAAACATGGGAAGTATGACCTTTTACGTTCAACAAGACACTTTGGTGGAATGGCTTGGTattttgtaaataagaaaaagattgatGGTTTACTGATTGACCAGATTCAGAGAGATCTAGTCGATGATGCCACCAGCTTGGTCCAGCTATATCACATCCTCCATCCAGATGGCCAGTCTGCTCAGGAGGCCAAGGAGCAGGCTGCTGAGGGATTACATTTAATTAAGGTCTTTGCAAAAACAGAAGCACAGAAAGGAGCATATATAGAATTAACACTACAGGCTTATCAAGAAACAGTCATTAGCCATTCTGCAGcttcctga